Proteins co-encoded in one Garra rufa chromosome 21, GarRuf1.0, whole genome shotgun sequence genomic window:
- the colec11 gene encoding collectin-11 isoform X1 gives MGQEKLVACMLVTMLSLTLMKSVYGQHMPEEPCSVQILVPGLKGEAGEKGEKGAPGRPGRVGPPGEPGPPGVKGQKGSAGRYGKMGPAGLKGIKGDMGDPGPRGPNGEPGVPCECAPLRKMIGEMDIQVAQLTSELKFIKNALPSPAAVAGIKETDSKVYLLVKEEKRYRDAEVFCQGRGGHLAMPKDAAANRAIAGYVTDAGLTRVYIGINDLEREGHFVYVERSPMTTFSKWREGEPNNAYDDEDCVEMVSSGEWIDVACHLTMYFVCEFDKDTV, from the exons ATGGGTCAAGAAAAGCTGGTGGCTTGCATGTTGGTCACTATGTTAAGTCTGACACTAATGAAGTCAGTTTATGGTCAGCACATGCCAGAAGAACCGTGCTCCGTCCAGATCCTCGTCCCTGGACTCAAAG gtgaagcaggagagaaaggaGAGAAAGGAGCACCTGGGAGACCTGGGAGAGTAGGGCCACCTGGAGAGCCAG GTCCCCCCGGAGTCAAAGGCCAAAAAGGTAGTGCTGGACGTTATGGGAAGATGGGTCCCGCCGGACTCAAAG GTATAAAAGGTGATATGGGAGATCCCGGACCTAGGGGCCCAAATGGAGAGCCAG GCGTCCCCTGCGAGTGCGCACCCTTACGGAAAATGATTGGCGAAATGGATATTCAAGTGGCGCAATTAACCAGTGAGCTGAAGTTCATTAAAAATG CACTGCCCTCCCCCGCAGCTGTCGCCGGCATCAAAGAGACAGACAGCAAGGTCTATCTGCTGGTAAAGGAGGAAAAACGCTACAGGGATGCAGAGGTGTTCTGTCAGGGGCGAGGTGGACACCTGGCTATGCCTAAAGACGCGGCGGCTAACAGAGCCATCGCTGGCTACGTCACTGATGCCGGCCTCACTAGAGTGTATATCGGCATCAATGACCTGGAGCGAGAAGGCCACTTTGTGTATGTGGAGCGTTCACCTATGACCACCTTTAGCAAGTGGAGGGAGGGCGAGCCAAACAACGCTTACGACGACGAGGACTGCGTCGAGATGGTGTCTTCAGGCGAGTGGATTGATGTGGCTTGTCACCTCACTATGTACTTCGTGTGTGAGTTTGACAAAGACACAGTATGA
- the colec11 gene encoding collectin-11 isoform X2, with product MGQEKLVACMLVTMLSLTLMKSVYGQHMPEEPCSVQILVPGLKGEAGEKGEKGAPGRPGRVGPPGEPGPPGVKGQKGSAGRYGKMGPAGLKGIKGDMGDPGPRGPNGEPGVPCECAPLRKMIGEMDIQVAQLTSELKFIKNAVAGIKETDSKVYLLVKEEKRYRDAEVFCQGRGGHLAMPKDAAANRAIAGYVTDAGLTRVYIGINDLEREGHFVYVERSPMTTFSKWREGEPNNAYDDEDCVEMVSSGEWIDVACHLTMYFVCEFDKDTV from the exons ATGGGTCAAGAAAAGCTGGTGGCTTGCATGTTGGTCACTATGTTAAGTCTGACACTAATGAAGTCAGTTTATGGTCAGCACATGCCAGAAGAACCGTGCTCCGTCCAGATCCTCGTCCCTGGACTCAAAG gtgaagcaggagagaaaggaGAGAAAGGAGCACCTGGGAGACCTGGGAGAGTAGGGCCACCTGGAGAGCCAG GTCCCCCCGGAGTCAAAGGCCAAAAAGGTAGTGCTGGACGTTATGGGAAGATGGGTCCCGCCGGACTCAAAG GTATAAAAGGTGATATGGGAGATCCCGGACCTAGGGGCCCAAATGGAGAGCCAG GCGTCCCCTGCGAGTGCGCACCCTTACGGAAAATGATTGGCGAAATGGATATTCAAGTGGCGCAATTAACCAGTGAGCTGAAGTTCATTAAAAATG CTGTCGCCGGCATCAAAGAGACAGACAGCAAGGTCTATCTGCTGGTAAAGGAGGAAAAACGCTACAGGGATGCAGAGGTGTTCTGTCAGGGGCGAGGTGGACACCTGGCTATGCCTAAAGACGCGGCGGCTAACAGAGCCATCGCTGGCTACGTCACTGATGCCGGCCTCACTAGAGTGTATATCGGCATCAATGACCTGGAGCGAGAAGGCCACTTTGTGTATGTGGAGCGTTCACCTATGACCACCTTTAGCAAGTGGAGGGAGGGCGAGCCAAACAACGCTTACGACGACGAGGACTGCGTCGAGATGGTGTCTTCAGGCGAGTGGATTGATGTGGCTTGTCACCTCACTATGTACTTCGTGTGTGAGTTTGACAAAGACACAGTATGA
- the htr1b gene encoding 5-hydroxytryptamine receptor 1B, with protein MSAGMERSGHFKPTPGHFEVLNSSTGTNVTLTPKTDEKPESFAFQVTLASVLGLITLATILSNAFVIATISQSRKLQTPANFLIASLAVTDLLVSVLVMPICVLYTVTHVWSLGQVICDIWLSSDITCCTASILHLCVIALDRYWAITDAVEYAKKRTQKRAAGMVATAWIIAISISLPPFFWRQVKAGELTTCSVNTDHIFYTIYSTFGAFYIPTLLLIALYGRIYVEARKRILKQSPKKAGKRLTSAHLSTNSPASVASTSPLHCGRQDLCSDSCSLSSDNQIRVTVSDSLLEKKRISAARERKATKTLGVILGAYIVCWLPFFIYTLLVPLCPSCFYAELFDFFNWLGYINSLINPIIYTMSNDDFKKAFHKLISFRCCRR; from the coding sequence ATGTCTGCTGGGATGGAGCGCAGCGGTCATTTCAAACCAACACCTGGCCATTTCGAGGTTTTGAACAGCTCGACCGGCACCAATGTGACTTTAACGCCTAAAACGGACGAAAAACCAGAAAGTTTCGCGTTCCAAGTCACCTTAGCGTCAGTTCTCGGTCTAATCACTCTTGCAACTATATTAAGCAATGCGTTTGTCATCGCCACGATTTCCCAGTCTAGAAAACTCCAGACACCGGCGAACTTCTTAATCGCGTCCCTGGCCGTCACGGACCTTCTGGTGTCGGTGCTCGTGATGCCCATTTGCGTGCTGTACACGGTCACTCACGTGTGGTCACTCGGGCAGGTTATCTGCGACATCTGGCTGTCCTCAGATATTACCTGTTGCACCGCGTCCATCCTTCACCTCTGCGTAATCGCCTTGGATCGATACTGGGCTATAACGGACGCGGTCGAGTACGCCAAGAAACGCACCCAAAAGCGCGCCGCGGGGATGGTGGCGACCGCCTGGATCATCGCCATCTCCATCTCCCTGCCGCCTTTCTTCTGGCGACAGGTGAAGGCAGGGGAGCTCACCACCTGCTCGGTCAACACGGACCACATCTTCTACACCATCTACTCCACTTTCGGAGCTTTCTACATCCCTACGCTGCTGCTCATCGCCCTGTACGGGCGGATTTATGTGGAGGCGCGTAAGCGCATTTTGAAGCAGTCGCCCAAAAAAGCGGGCAAAAGACTCACTTCGGCACATCTGAGCACTAATTCTCCTGCTTCGGTGGCTTCGACTTCTCCTTTGCATTGTGGAAGGCAAGACCTTTGCTCGGACAGTTGCTCTCTGAGCAGTGACAATCAAATTAGAGTAACCGTGTCCGATTCACTTCTTGAGAAAAAGAGAATCTCGGCTGCGCGGGAAAGGAAAGCCACCAAAACCCTGGGTGTTATTTTAGGAGCCTATATCGTGTGCTGGTTGCCGTTTTTCATTTACACACTGCTGGTTCCCCTCTGTCCATCCTGCTTTTACGCAGAACTCTTTGACTTTTTCAATTGGCTTGGGTATATCAACTCACTGATCAATCCAATAATATACACCATGTCGAATGATGACTTTAAAAAAGCTTTTCATAAACTCATAAGCTTTAGATGTTGCAGACGATAG